From one Streptomyces sp. CA-210063 genomic stretch:
- a CDS encoding quinone oxidoreductase family protein, with product MRAIEFQEYGDPEVLKVVEAEAPEPGPGQVSVDVTYAGVNFADLKARAEGYRVPALPYRPGLEVSGRVRALGEGVEGLNVGQPVTALTDAGAYAEVVVADAVTVFPLPEGVDLRTGATLPTVLPTAYALVHTVGRLRTGETVLVQGAAGGIGTVVGQLARAAGAGAVYGVVSDAAKAKHALDHGYDEVFAGAAATGFFADEVRAATGGRGVDLVLDPVGGDTLRAGLGSLAPFGRLVSFGNASGERPWTVGQPELYALGLTVSGFSILSLAKSAPAELRTLAERAFATVVDGVVSLPVTAEFDLAEAVEAHRLMGARKSVGKLLLRVGGDTA from the coding sequence ATGCGCGCGATCGAGTTCCAGGAGTACGGCGACCCCGAGGTCCTGAAGGTGGTGGAGGCCGAGGCCCCCGAGCCCGGCCCCGGGCAGGTGAGCGTCGACGTGACGTACGCGGGGGTGAACTTCGCCGACCTGAAGGCCCGCGCCGAGGGCTACCGGGTCCCGGCGCTCCCCTACCGCCCCGGCCTGGAGGTCTCCGGGCGGGTGCGCGCCCTCGGCGAGGGCGTCGAGGGGCTGAATGTCGGACAGCCGGTGACCGCGCTGACGGACGCGGGCGCGTACGCGGAGGTCGTGGTGGCCGACGCCGTCACGGTCTTCCCGCTGCCCGAGGGCGTCGACCTCCGCACCGGGGCCACGCTCCCCACCGTGCTGCCGACGGCGTACGCGCTCGTGCACACGGTGGGGCGGCTGCGGACCGGTGAGACCGTGCTCGTGCAGGGCGCGGCGGGCGGAATCGGCACGGTGGTGGGGCAGTTGGCGAGGGCGGCGGGCGCCGGGGCGGTGTACGGGGTCGTGTCGGACGCGGCCAAGGCGAAGCACGCGCTGGACCACGGTTACGACGAGGTCTTCGCCGGGGCCGCCGCCACCGGGTTCTTCGCGGACGAGGTGCGGGCCGCGACCGGCGGCCGTGGCGTCGACCTGGTCCTCGACCCCGTCGGCGGCGACACCCTCCGCGCCGGGCTCGGCTCCCTCGCCCCCTTCGGCCGCCTCGTCTCCTTCGGCAACGCGAGCGGGGAGCGGCCGTGGACCGTCGGCCAGCCGGAGCTGTACGCCCTCGGTCTGACCGTCTCCGGCTTCTCGATCCTCAGCCTCGCCAAGTCGGCCCCCGCCGAGCTGCGCACCCTCGCCGAGCGGGCGTTCGCCACGGTCGTCGACGGGGTCGTGTCGCTGCCGGTGACCGCGGAGTTCGACCTGGCCGAGGCGGTGGAGGCCCACCGGCTGATGGGCGCGCGGAAGAGCGTGGGGAAGCTGTTGCTGCGGGTGGGGGGCGACACGGCGTAA
- a CDS encoding CU044_5270 family protein: MNPVEREELARLLPSPGDPLLSDDRLARLEDHLRQEITGEATVRITGARTSTDGVPGARTAGARPSLTRRRFALVAMPLGVAAAVLATVIATGVVGRGPTVDEEAAGLLKRIATVATDGEPTPVRADQYLYIRTQGKTSDFQYTMEGEKIATPEYTYRRTDWISADGKRKGLARTTWLDGQPIPQGMPDEEIMKRLEKPTEDMTLSADPDNSFYHELRALPTDPDKLYDKVWADTSGQGPTHEWAALEHIETMLDGAQLLPDLNGALILVAAEIPGVRIVETAKDAVGREGIGLAFGEGDDRTVWVFDRESLKYLGSDSQALLEVGVVDKVGEKPETPETPETRATPETPATSAG; encoded by the coding sequence ATGAACCCAGTGGAACGAGAAGAGCTGGCGCGGTTGCTGCCGAGCCCGGGTGACCCGCTCCTGTCGGACGACCGTCTGGCGCGGCTGGAGGACCACCTCAGGCAGGAGATCACCGGCGAGGCCACGGTACGGATCACCGGAGCGCGGACGTCGACGGACGGCGTGCCGGGGGCCCGGACGGCAGGGGCCCGTCCGTCCCTGACGCGCCGCCGGTTCGCCCTGGTCGCGATGCCGCTCGGGGTGGCCGCCGCGGTTCTCGCGACGGTGATCGCGACCGGCGTGGTCGGGCGGGGGCCCACCGTCGACGAGGAGGCGGCCGGGCTGCTGAAGCGCATCGCCACGGTCGCGACGGACGGGGAACCCACACCCGTACGCGCCGACCAGTACCTCTACATCAGGACCCAGGGCAAGACGTCGGACTTCCAGTACACGATGGAGGGCGAGAAGATCGCGACGCCGGAGTACACCTACCGGCGGACCGACTGGATCTCCGCCGACGGCAAGCGGAAGGGGCTCGCCCGGACCACCTGGCTGGACGGGCAGCCGATCCCGCAGGGGATGCCGGACGAGGAGATCATGAAGCGCTTGGAGAAGCCGACCGAGGACATGACACTCTCCGCCGACCCGGACAACAGCTTCTACCACGAACTGCGGGCGCTGCCCACGGACCCCGACAAGCTCTACGACAAGGTGTGGGCCGACACCAGCGGCCAGGGCCCGACCCATGAGTGGGCGGCGTTGGAGCACATCGAGACGATGCTCGACGGGGCGCAACTGCTGCCCGACCTGAACGGCGCGCTCATCCTCGTGGCCGCAGAGATCCCGGGTGTGCGGATCGTCGAGACGGCGAAGGACGCCGTCGGCCGCGAGGGCATCGGCCTGGCCTTCGGCGAGGGCGACGACCGTACCGTGTGGGTCTTCGACAGGGAGAGCCTGAAGTACCTGGGTTCGGACAGCCAGGCCCTGCTGGAGGTCGGGGTCGTCGACAAGGTGGGGGAGAAACCGGAGACGCCGGAGACACCGGAGACACGGGCGACGCCGGAGACACCGGCGACGTCGGCCGGCTGA
- a CDS encoding ABC transporter substrate-binding protein: MNNATMGAAVLGGYLLGRTKKGKLALSLGALLAGSRVRPGDLGKALDSPFIGNITRQVRTELTDASKAAATSVLTAKADSLAETLHERTAGLRERAEGTGEQDRAEDEDEDKAPAEEDDEPEEAEEDEEAEEDEQGDDVEEDEEKEPAGEGRTGRAARAGEGGSARRGGGRSTAPRGGSAARKSEPRPKKRAAADRPRSGTGSRSRRQDDG; this comes from the coding sequence ATGAACAACGCCACGATGGGCGCGGCCGTCCTGGGCGGTTATCTGCTGGGGCGGACGAAGAAGGGCAAGCTCGCCCTCAGCCTCGGCGCGCTGCTGGCCGGATCCCGGGTCAGGCCCGGGGACCTCGGCAAGGCGCTCGACTCCCCGTTCATCGGCAATATCACCCGGCAGGTGCGCACCGAGCTGACGGACGCGAGCAAGGCGGCGGCGACCTCCGTACTGACGGCGAAGGCCGACAGCCTGGCCGAAACCCTCCACGAACGCACCGCGGGCCTGCGCGAGCGGGCCGAGGGGACCGGCGAGCAGGACCGGGCCGAGGACGAGGACGAGGACAAGGCACCGGCCGAAGAGGACGATGAGCCCGAAGAGGCTGAAGAGGACGAAGAGGCTGAAGAGGACGAACAGGGCGACGACGTCGAAGAGGACGAGGAGAAGGAGCCGGCCGGAGAGGGCCGGACGGGCCGGGCCGCGAGGGCCGGCGAAGGGGGCTCGGCGCGGCGGGGCGGCGGACGCTCGACGGCCCCGCGGGGCGGGTCGGCGGCCCGCAAGAGCGAACCGCGTCCGAAGAAGAGGGCCGCCGCCGACCGCCCCAGGAGCGGCACCGGCTCACGGTCGAGGAGGCAGGACGATGGCTGA
- the gvpJ gene encoding gas vesicle protein GvpJ produces MTQPDSSLPSPSPPSRSPYPYNQGSSANLADILERVLDKGIVIVGDIKINLLDIELLTIKLRLLVASVDKAKEMGIDWWEHDPALSSRASGSAGRRSLADENERLRAEVKELRQRVAEPPPQLAPSEPTERRRPRATERKPREESRTAEPRRKRRKAVTDEGDEDDQDRG; encoded by the coding sequence GTGACCCAGCCCGACTCCTCCCTCCCTTCGCCGTCGCCGCCGTCGCGGAGCCCCTATCCGTACAACCAGGGCTCCAGCGCGAACCTCGCCGACATCCTTGAACGCGTCCTCGACAAGGGCATCGTCATCGTCGGCGACATCAAGATCAACCTGCTCGACATCGAGCTGCTCACCATCAAACTGCGCCTCCTGGTCGCCTCGGTCGACAAGGCCAAGGAGATGGGCATCGACTGGTGGGAGCACGACCCCGCCCTCTCCTCCCGCGCGTCCGGCTCCGCCGGCCGACGGAGCCTCGCCGACGAGAACGAGCGTCTCCGCGCCGAGGTGAAGGAACTACGCCAACGCGTCGCGGAGCCCCCACCGCAGCTCGCCCCGAGCGAACCGACCGAGCGCCGCCGCCCCCGCGCCACCGAGCGGAAGCCCCGCGAGGAGAGCCGTACGGCAGAGCCCCGACGCAAACGCCGTAAGGCCGTGACCGACGAGGGCGACGAGGACGACCAGGACCGGGGCTGA
- a CDS encoding MerR family transcriptional regulator: MSRPEQPATAARLRPVDLARLSGVSTQQIRNYEEAGVLPPVPRTASGYRVFGDAHRRALLTYRALSKGYGAVAATRIMRTVHEGDVPGALALVDAEHAALHAERVSLRATNEALRTLAGEPPEDDVPDTDLLIGEVAALLGVRTSTLRVWEAAGLLSPHREPGTGYRHYTPEEVRDARFILALRRNHYLLDHIRPVLEALRREGTTEALHAAITTRHTALTARTAAMLEGAGHLHTYLRSLDGLTPA, translated from the coding sequence ATGTCCCGACCCGAACAACCCGCGACCGCCGCCCGCCTGCGCCCCGTCGACCTCGCCCGGCTCTCCGGTGTGTCCACCCAGCAGATCCGCAACTACGAGGAGGCGGGCGTCCTGCCGCCCGTCCCGCGCACCGCCTCCGGGTACCGGGTCTTCGGGGACGCGCACCGCCGGGCACTGCTGACGTACCGGGCGCTGTCGAAGGGGTACGGGGCGGTGGCGGCGACGCGGATCATGCGGACCGTGCACGAGGGGGACGTACCCGGGGCGCTGGCCCTGGTGGACGCGGAGCACGCGGCGCTGCACGCGGAGCGGGTGTCGCTGCGGGCGACGAACGAGGCGCTTCGGACGCTGGCCGGGGAGCCACCCGAGGACGACGTCCCCGACACCGACCTGCTGATCGGCGAGGTCGCCGCGCTGCTCGGCGTCCGCACGTCCACGCTCCGCGTCTGGGAGGCGGCCGGTCTCCTCTCCCCCCACCGCGAGCCCGGCACCGGCTACCGGCACTACACGCCCGAAGAAGTACGCGATGCCCGCTTCATCCTCGCCCTCCGCCGCAACCACTACCTCCTCGACCACATCCGCCCCGTCCTCGAAGCCCTCCGCCGCGAAGGCACCACCGAAGCCCTCCACGCGGCGATCACCACCCGCCACACCGCCCTGACCGCCCGCACCGCGGCGATGCTGGAGGGCGCGGGTCACCTGCACACGTATCTGAGGTCTCTCGACGGCTTGACGCCCGCCTGA
- a CDS encoding RNA polymerase sigma factor has protein sequence MELSLRARIRDGDPEAFSRLFREHAQAVYGHAARLTADRNTAEDVVSLTFLEAWRLREKLLSDAELAELAKGSGMAKGSETVKGSGADGFDDGDGGLGAGGPGDSSTGDSSLRAWLFGIATNVLRNTRRAARRHSAALARLPERHAERETVPDFADELVGRMEDSDRLAAAHAALAKLRRREREVFALCVWSGLSYAAAAEALDVPVSTVRSRLARARQRLRGLAEAELARQPVRRERARPLPGGGQIPVGRTEAVGSAKAQAQAQSQERLR, from the coding sequence GTGGAACTTTCTTTACGGGCCCGAATTCGGGACGGCGATCCGGAGGCGTTCAGCCGCCTGTTCCGGGAGCACGCACAGGCCGTGTACGGCCATGCCGCGCGGCTCACGGCAGACCGGAACACAGCCGAGGACGTCGTCTCGCTGACCTTCCTGGAGGCCTGGCGGCTGCGCGAGAAGCTGCTGTCGGACGCCGAGTTGGCCGAGCTGGCCAAGGGATCCGGGATGGCCAAGGGATCCGAGACCGTCAAGGGATCGGGGGCGGACGGCTTCGACGACGGTGACGGAGGCCTGGGCGCCGGCGGTCCGGGGGACAGCAGTACGGGCGACAGCAGCCTGCGCGCCTGGCTGTTCGGCATCGCCACCAACGTGCTGCGCAACACCCGCCGCGCCGCCCGGCGGCACAGCGCCGCCCTCGCCCGGCTCCCGGAACGCCACGCCGAACGCGAGACCGTGCCCGACTTCGCCGACGAACTGGTCGGCCGTATGGAGGACTCCGACCGGCTCGCCGCCGCCCACGCGGCCCTCGCCAAGCTCCGCCGTCGCGAGCGCGAGGTGTTCGCGCTGTGCGTCTGGTCGGGGCTCAGTTACGCGGCCGCCGCCGAGGCCCTGGACGTGCCCGTCAGCACCGTACGGTCGCGGCTGGCCCGTGCCCGCCAACGCCTGCGCGGCCTCGCGGAGGCGGAACTCGCGCGGCAGCCCGTACGGCGCGAAAGAGCGAGACCCCTGCCCGGCGGCGGACAGATACCTGTCGGCCGCACCGAGGCGGTCGGGTCGGCAAAGGCGCAGGCGCAGGCACAGTCACAGGAGAGACTCCGATGA
- a CDS encoding ArsR/SmtB family transcription factor, which translates to MVERASHRAAPEHTHPDDVPVLTALAALADPVRITLVRELAGSPVWTRSCGSFDVPVGKAALSHHFSVLRGAGLVEQRDEGAKRVNRLRREEFDARFPGLLALVLRED; encoded by the coding sequence ATGGTGGAACGCGCCAGTCATCGGGCGGCCCCCGAGCACACCCACCCCGACGACGTCCCGGTCCTGACCGCCCTCGCGGCTCTCGCCGATCCCGTACGCATCACGCTCGTACGGGAGTTGGCGGGTTCCCCGGTGTGGACGCGCAGCTGCGGCAGCTTCGACGTGCCGGTCGGCAAGGCCGCCCTCAGCCACCACTTCTCCGTACTGCGGGGCGCCGGGCTCGTCGAACAGCGCGACGAGGGCGCCAAGCGCGTCAACCGCCTGCGGCGCGAGGAGTTCGACGCCCGCTTCCCGGGACTGCTCGCCCTCGTCCTGCGCGAGGACTGA
- a CDS encoding SRPBCC family protein, whose amino-acid sequence MAEGRTAKGGSAGAGTLSRTREEAGPPAGTTRLKEELEEYIEARLSLMLQGVGHGLGEGARKLGDMSAGTLTSTASHAKDALADKAKGVTGKAKDVVTDKAKDVTEKAKDAVGKGHGKEPPGGSGKGHTIIEDIDVGVPVREAYDQWTQFQDFERFAKGVVDVEQEDEVTTKWHVKVAKSNRRWRGTITEQVPDERIAWTTEGDKATTRGVVTFHPLAENLTKVLLVLEYFPKGLFEKAGGLVQGRRTRLDLKLYRTFVMTHGEATGGWRGEIRDAEVQEPEAADEERDEGEEEKAEAEADQEEPEDRYEDDDEDDDTDAADEYDEDEATDEDDEDDEDDGSERDDREEEADEDEDEDEDEDEGRKETRSSEP is encoded by the coding sequence ATGGCTGAGGGCAGGACGGCGAAAGGCGGCTCGGCGGGTGCCGGCACCCTCAGCAGGACGCGCGAGGAGGCCGGTCCGCCCGCGGGCACGACCCGGCTGAAGGAAGAGCTGGAGGAGTACATCGAGGCCCGGCTGTCGCTGATGCTCCAGGGCGTGGGCCATGGGCTCGGCGAGGGTGCGCGCAAGCTGGGCGACATGAGCGCGGGAACGCTGACGTCGACCGCGTCCCATGCCAAGGACGCGCTGGCCGACAAGGCGAAGGGCGTCACGGGCAAGGCGAAGGACGTCGTCACCGATAAGGCCAAGGACGTCACCGAGAAGGCGAAGGACGCCGTCGGCAAGGGGCACGGCAAGGAGCCGCCGGGCGGCAGCGGCAAGGGGCACACCATCATCGAGGACATCGACGTGGGTGTGCCGGTGCGCGAGGCGTACGACCAGTGGACGCAGTTCCAGGACTTCGAACGGTTCGCCAAGGGTGTGGTCGATGTCGAGCAGGAGGACGAGGTCACCACCAAGTGGCACGTCAAGGTCGCCAAGTCGAACCGTCGCTGGCGTGGCACCATCACGGAGCAGGTGCCCGACGAGCGCATCGCCTGGACGACCGAGGGCGACAAGGCCACGACCAGGGGCGTCGTCACGTTCCACCCGCTCGCGGAGAACCTCACCAAGGTGCTGCTGGTTCTCGAGTACTTCCCGAAGGGACTTTTCGAGAAGGCGGGAGGCCTGGTTCAGGGCCGCCGCACCCGCCTCGACCTCAAGCTCTACCGCACCTTCGTCATGACGCACGGCGAGGCCACCGGGGGCTGGCGCGGGGAGATCCGCGACGCCGAGGTCCAGGAACCGGAGGCGGCCGACGAGGAGCGGGACGAGGGCGAAGAAGAGAAAGCGGAAGCGGAAGCGGACCAAGAAGAGCCCGAGGACCGGTACGAAGACGACGACGAAGACGACGACACGGACGCGGCGGACGAGTACGACGAGGACGAGGCCACAGACGAGGACGACGAGGACGACGAGGACGACGGCTCCGAGCGGGACGATCGGGAGGAGGAAGCGGACGAAGACGAAGACGAAGACGAGGACGAGGACGAAGGGCGGAAGGAAACGAGGTCGAGTGAGCCGTGA
- a CDS encoding gas vesicle protein GvpG produces MGLVGTILTLPFAPVRGVGWVVDKVRQAAEDEYYDPAPVQEELVNLERARTEGRVDEEAFARREEELLHRLEEISAYRLRQRETES; encoded by the coding sequence GTGGGACTGGTCGGGACCATTCTGACGTTGCCGTTCGCCCCCGTGCGGGGCGTCGGGTGGGTGGTCGACAAGGTGAGACAGGCCGCGGAGGACGAGTACTACGACCCGGCCCCCGTCCAGGAGGAGCTGGTGAACCTGGAGCGGGCGCGGACCGAGGGACGCGTCGACGAGGAGGCGTTCGCGCGGCGCGAGGAGGAGTTGCTGCACCGGCTGGAGGAGATCAGCGCCTACCGGCTTCGGCAGAGGGAGACAGAGTCATGA
- a CDS encoding menaquinone biosynthesis decarboxylase: MAYDDLRSLLRALEREGDLKRIKAEVDPYLEVGEIVDRVNKAGGPALLFEHVKGSSMPLAMNVFGTDRRLLKALGLKSYGEISEKIGGLLKPELPHGFVGVREAFGKLGAMAHVPPKKVKSDNAPVQEVVLQGDDVDLEQLPALFTWPKDGGSFFNLGLTHTRHPETGVRNLGLYRLQRHDRRTIGMHWQIHKDSRNHYQVAAKRGERLPVAIAFGCPPAVTYASTAPLPGDIDEYLFAGFVAGKRIEMVDCKTVPLQVPAQAEVVIEGWLEPGEMLPEGPFGDHTGFYTPQEPFPALKIDCVTMRKRPLLQSIVVGRPPTEDGPLGRATERFFLPLLKIIVPDIVDYHLPEAGGFHNCAIISIDKKYPKHAQKVMHAIWGAHMMSLTKLIVVVDSDCDVHDLQEVAWRALGNTDYARDLTVVEGPVDHLDHASYQQFWGGKAGIDATRKWIEEGYTRDGGWPDMVESDPATAALVDRRWKEYGL, from the coding sequence ATGGCTTACGACGATCTTCGCTCCCTGCTCCGCGCACTGGAGCGCGAGGGCGATCTCAAGCGCATCAAGGCCGAAGTCGACCCCTATCTGGAGGTCGGGGAGATCGTCGACCGGGTCAACAAGGCCGGCGGCCCCGCCCTGCTCTTCGAGCACGTGAAGGGCTCCTCGATGCCCCTCGCGATGAACGTCTTCGGCACGGACCGCCGCCTGCTGAAGGCCCTCGGCCTCAAGTCGTACGGCGAGATCAGCGAGAAGATCGGCGGCCTGCTCAAGCCCGAACTGCCGCACGGCTTCGTGGGCGTGCGCGAGGCCTTCGGGAAGCTCGGCGCGATGGCCCACGTACCGCCGAAGAAGGTGAAGTCCGACAACGCCCCCGTCCAGGAGGTGGTCCTCCAGGGCGACGACGTGGATCTGGAGCAGCTTCCGGCGCTGTTCACCTGGCCCAAGGACGGCGGCTCCTTCTTCAACCTGGGGCTCACACACACCAGGCACCCCGAGACCGGCGTACGCAACCTCGGCCTCTACCGCCTCCAGCGCCACGACCGCCGCACGATCGGTATGCACTGGCAGATCCACAAGGACAGCCGCAACCACTACCAGGTGGCCGCGAAGCGCGGCGAACGCCTGCCGGTCGCCATCGCCTTCGGCTGCCCGCCGGCGGTGACGTACGCCTCCACGGCCCCGCTCCCCGGTGACATCGACGAGTACCTGTTCGCCGGGTTCGTCGCGGGCAAGCGGATCGAGATGGTCGACTGCAAGACGGTGCCCTTGCAGGTGCCGGCGCAGGCGGAGGTCGTGATCGAGGGCTGGCTGGAGCCCGGCGAGATGCTCCCCGAGGGCCCGTTCGGCGACCACACTGGTTTCTACACCCCGCAGGAGCCGTTCCCGGCCCTGAAGATCGACTGCGTGACGATGCGGAAGCGGCCGCTGCTCCAGTCGATCGTGGTGGGGCGCCCGCCGACGGAGGACGGCCCGCTGGGCCGCGCGACGGAACGCTTCTTCCTGCCGCTGCTGAAGATCATCGTCCCGGACATTGTGGACTACCACCTCCCCGAGGCGGGCGGCTTCCACAACTGCGCGATCATCTCGATCGACAAGAAGTACCCCAAGCACGCGCAGAAGGTCATGCACGCGATCTGGGGCGCCCACATGATGTCCCTGACGAAGCTGATCGTGGTGGTGGACTCCGACTGCGACGTCCACGACCTGCAGGAGGTCGCCTGGCGCGCGCTCGGCAACACGGACTACGCCCGCGACCTCACGGTGGTCGAGGGCCCGGTGGACCATCTGGACCACGCCTCGTACCAGCAGTTCTGGGGCGGCAAGGCGGGCATCGACGCCACGAGGAAGTGGATCGAGGAGGGCTACACACGGGACGGGGGCTGGCCGGACATGGTCGAGTCGGACCCGGCCACGGCGGCGCTCGTCGACCGCCGCTGGAAGGAGTACGGGCTGTGA
- a CDS encoding gas vesicle protein GvpO: MTNGRESEKSRSSSRQSAAEDRVSAPEAMRSAIEQLSQLLGRAPESVSELKPTDEGWEAQVEVMELERIPQTTSVMAAYRVALDPAGNLLAYERGRRYTRAQVDRGTR; the protein is encoded by the coding sequence ATGACGAACGGCCGCGAGTCCGAGAAGAGCCGTTCCTCGTCGCGGCAGTCGGCCGCCGAGGACCGGGTCTCCGCGCCTGAGGCCATGCGGAGCGCGATCGAGCAGCTCAGCCAGCTGCTGGGCCGCGCTCCCGAGTCTGTTTCCGAGCTGAAGCCGACCGACGAGGGCTGGGAGGCCCAGGTCGAGGTCATGGAGCTGGAGCGCATCCCGCAGACGACCAGTGTGATGGCGGCCTACCGGGTCGCTCTGGATCCCGCGGGCAACCTGCTGGCGTACGAACGAGGACGCCGGTACACGCGCGCACAGGTCGACCGGGGCACCCGCTGA
- a CDS encoding gas vesicle protein: protein MSAYGAYDDGYDDYDRPISGPQVALIDLLDRLLRGGVVLTGDLVLSIADIDLVRVSLRAVIVAVREEMDKQWSIAAPEPGHDGQAGRRAPALPEPERTYAEGGGHGDTAAPA, encoded by the coding sequence ATGAGCGCGTACGGCGCGTACGACGACGGCTACGACGACTACGACCGCCCGATCAGCGGGCCGCAGGTAGCGCTGATCGACCTGCTCGACCGGCTCCTGCGCGGCGGCGTCGTCCTCACCGGCGACCTCGTCCTGAGCATCGCGGACATCGACCTGGTGCGGGTCTCGCTGCGCGCGGTGATAGTCGCCGTCCGCGAGGAGATGGACAAGCAGTGGTCGATAGCGGCACCCGAGCCCGGACACGACGGACAGGCCGGCCGGCGGGCCCCCGCCCTCCCCGAGCCCGAGCGGACGTACGCGGAAGGGGGCGGCCATGGTGACACCGCCGCCCCTGCCTGA
- a CDS encoding PLD nuclease N-terminal domain-containing protein → MLRVLMYLVPLALTIYAFIDCLNTPEDEAKHLPKIAWVFIILLFWIVGPIAWLAAGKLRSAPAGGRTPSEWHRNHRTEYVAPDDNPEFLKSLAEDNKKDESLLKSWEADLRRREEELKRQEEKGDKGDKKDGEE, encoded by the coding sequence ATGCTCAGGGTGTTGATGTACCTCGTGCCGCTGGCGCTGACGATCTACGCCTTCATCGACTGCCTCAACACCCCCGAGGACGAGGCGAAGCACCTGCCGAAGATCGCCTGGGTCTTCATCATCCTGCTCTTCTGGATCGTCGGCCCGATCGCCTGGCTCGCCGCCGGCAAGCTGCGAAGCGCCCCCGCGGGTGGCCGCACACCCTCCGAGTGGCACCGCAACCACCGCACGGAGTACGTCGCCCCCGACGACAACCCCGAGTTCCTGAAGTCCCTCGCCGAGGACAACAAGAAGGACGAGTCCCTGCTCAAGAGCTGGGAGGCCGACCTGCGCCGCCGCGAGGAGGAGCTGAAGCGGCAGGAGGAGAAGGGCGACAAGGGGGACAAGAAGGACGGCGAGGAGTAA
- a CDS encoding gas vesicle structural protein GvpA — protein sequence MVPQGEGGAVAARGGGSGNLYDVLELVLDRGLVIDAFVRVSLVGIEILKIDARVVVASVDTYLRFAEACNRLDLESGRKAPSQLTDIVGNTVESGARGKSKGALTGAVQAVTESLQKGRGDDEDRESGRERERVRSERGASRRSSREREE from the coding sequence GTGGTGCCGCAGGGCGAGGGCGGCGCCGTAGCCGCCCGTGGCGGCGGCTCGGGGAACCTCTACGACGTGCTGGAACTCGTCCTCGACCGGGGTCTGGTCATCGACGCGTTCGTACGGGTCTCCCTGGTCGGCATCGAGATCCTGAAGATCGACGCCCGGGTGGTCGTGGCCAGCGTCGACACGTATCTGCGGTTCGCGGAGGCGTGCAACCGGCTGGACCTGGAGTCGGGCCGCAAGGCCCCCTCCCAGCTGACGGACATCGTCGGGAACACCGTCGAGTCGGGTGCCCGGGGCAAGAGCAAAGGGGCGCTCACGGGCGCGGTCCAAGCCGTCACCGAGTCGCTCCAGAAGGGGCGCGGGGACGACGAGGACCGCGAGTCCGGGCGTGAGAGGGAGCGCGTGCGCTCCGAGCGGGGCGCGAGCCGCCGTTCCTCCAGAGAACGTGAGGAGTGA
- a CDS encoding GvpL/GvpF family gas vesicle protein: MSVYVYAITKAAHPLGLDDVKGVGEEPAELHAVSGGGLSAVVSESPEDLSVSRRDVEAHHEVQERLWADGAILPMSFGFVAQDEASVEALLQEQAEAFSRRLDELTGRSEFNVKGVHDEDALLRTILTESSRARELNEAIREGGGTYEDRLALGELVAQEVQAREQALGEEVLAALRPYALDERLSPASQQYFVNASLLVDAERSDEFTEAGGELAEALGEGVELRLRGPLPPYSFV; the protein is encoded by the coding sequence ATGTCCGTGTACGTCTACGCGATCACCAAGGCGGCGCATCCGCTGGGCCTGGACGACGTCAAGGGCGTCGGTGAGGAGCCCGCCGAACTGCACGCGGTCAGCGGCGGCGGTCTGAGCGCCGTCGTCAGCGAGAGCCCCGAGGACCTGTCGGTCAGCCGCCGGGACGTCGAGGCGCACCACGAGGTCCAGGAACGGCTGTGGGCCGACGGCGCGATCCTCCCGATGAGCTTCGGGTTCGTGGCCCAGGACGAGGCCTCCGTGGAGGCGCTGCTCCAGGAGCAGGCCGAGGCGTTCTCCCGGCGCCTCGACGAGCTCACCGGCCGCTCGGAGTTCAACGTCAAGGGCGTCCACGACGAGGACGCCCTCCTGCGCACCATCCTGACGGAGTCCTCGCGGGCCCGTGAGCTGAACGAGGCGATCCGCGAGGGCGGCGGCACGTACGAGGACCGTCTCGCTCTCGGCGAGCTGGTGGCGCAGGAGGTACAGGCCCGGGAGCAGGCGCTGGGCGAGGAGGTCCTCGCCGCGCTGCGGCCGTACGCGCTGGACGAGCGGCTCTCCCCGGCGTCCCAGCAGTACTTCGTGAACGCGTCCCTCCTGGTGGACGCCGAACGGTCCGACGAGTTCACCGAAGCCGGCGGCGAGCTGGCCGAGGCCCTGGGAGAGGGGGTGGAGCTGCGGTTGCGCGGCCCGCTGCCGCCGTACAGCTTCGTATGA